From one Tetragenococcus osmophilus genomic stretch:
- a CDS encoding winged helix-turn-helix transcriptional regulator, whose product METKETTYTLCPKFEKAFSILGKKWNGLIIDVLLQEKEQRFVDMAHKIPMLSDRVLTERLKELEKEGIVSKTDDLYQLTDKGVGLKEVLDSVRNWSQDWLTEKECNFSSSADSC is encoded by the coding sequence ATGGAAACAAAAGAAACAACTTATACACTTTGCCCAAAATTTGAGAAAGCTTTTTCTATTTTAGGAAAAAAATGGAATGGCTTGATTATAGATGTATTACTACAAGAAAAAGAACAACGTTTTGTTGACATGGCTCACAAAATTCCTATGTTAAGCGATCGTGTTTTAACGGAGCGTTTAAAAGAGTTAGAAAAAGAAGGAATTGTCAGTAAAACCGATGACCTATATCAACTAACAGATAAAGGCGTTGGTCTTAAAGAAGTGTTGGATTCAGTACGTAATTGGAGTCAAGACTGGTTAACGGAAAAAGAGTGTAATTTTAGTAGCTCAGCAGATAGCTGTTGA
- the pheS gene encoding phenylalanine--tRNA ligase subunit alpha — MSLQEQLETLENETLQQIQQTTDLSTLNQIRVQTLGKKGPITEVLRGMKDLTPEERPKVGSFANQVRDNLTQQIEEKRAKLEEEALNQSLAEESIDVTLPGKQIPQGTRHILTKILEEIEDIFVGMGYQIIEGSEVEQDYYNFERMNIPKNHPARDMQDTFYISDELLVRTHTSPVQARTMEKHDFSKGPLRMISPGKVFRRDTDDATHSHQFYQIEGLVVDKHITLGDLKGTLEELMKKMFGENREIRLRPSYFPFTEPSVEVDVSCFKCGGKGCSVCKNTGWIEILGSGMVHPNVLEMSGIDSKEYSGFAFGLGPDRIAMLRYGVDDIRSFYLNDTRFIDQFKGE, encoded by the coding sequence ATGTCTTTACAAGAACAATTAGAAACATTAGAAAATGAAACATTACAACAAATTCAGCAGACGACAGATTTATCTACTTTAAATCAAATTCGCGTACAAACGCTCGGGAAAAAAGGGCCAATTACCGAAGTATTACGTGGAATGAAGGATTTAACACCTGAAGAACGTCCTAAAGTAGGTAGCTTTGCTAACCAAGTGAGAGATAATTTAACCCAACAAATTGAAGAAAAAAGAGCGAAACTAGAAGAAGAAGCGCTAAACCAGTCGTTAGCAGAAGAAAGTATTGATGTTACTTTACCAGGAAAACAAATTCCCCAAGGGACGCGTCATATCCTAACAAAAATTTTAGAAGAAATTGAAGATATCTTTGTGGGGATGGGTTATCAAATTATTGAAGGCTCAGAGGTGGAACAAGATTATTATAACTTTGAGCGTATGAATATTCCAAAAAATCACCCTGCACGTGATATGCAAGATACTTTTTATATTTCAGATGAATTATTGGTACGGACTCATACCTCACCTGTTCAAGCTAGAACAATGGAAAAACATGATTTTTCAAAAGGGCCACTTCGCATGATTTCCCCAGGTAAGGTGTTTCGTCGTGATACGGATGATGCTACTCACAGTCATCAGTTTTATCAAATTGAAGGCCTTGTTGTTGATAAACATATAACACTGGGAGATTTAAAAGGTACATTGGAAGAACTTATGAAAAAGATGTTTGGAGAAAACCGTGAAATCCGCTTACGTCCTAGTTACTTTCCTTTTACGGAACCTTCTGTTGAAGTAGATGTTTCTTGCTTCAAATGTGGGGGAAAAGGTTGTAGTGTTTGTAAGAATACCGGATGGATCGAAATTTTAGGATCTGGGATGGTACATCCGAATGTTTTAGAAATGTCTGGAATTGATTCTAAAGAATACTCTGGTTTTGCTTTTGGCTTAGGTCCGGATCGTATCGCTATGTTACGCTATGGCGTAGATGATATTCGCAGTTTTTATTTAAACGATACTCGTTTTATTGATCAGTTCAAGGGGGAATAG
- a CDS encoding amino acid ABC transporter permease: MDFIGAFSFDNLRFLLDGLQVTVSVSAISIVLSFLIGALAGTLRFSNIPVLSRILGLVIDIIRNLPLLLIIFFTYFALPQIGIRFDIFWSAIAALTIFESAMLSEIFRAGLNAVPDEQTEAGLSTGLSYLQTMVIIIIPQAFRSMIPAIISQLISLVKDSSLAIIISLPEITHHARIIYGQDTNYVLPMFVALTISYFVICYLLSLLSRYLEHKRYKY; encoded by the coding sequence ATGGATTTTATAGGAGCATTTTCATTTGATAATCTGCGGTTTTTATTAGATGGTCTGCAGGTTACTGTTTCGGTATCAGCTATATCGATCGTTCTTAGCTTTTTAATCGGTGCGCTAGCGGGCACTTTACGTTTTTCAAATATCCCTGTCTTGTCTAGAATTCTAGGTTTAGTGATTGATATCATTCGAAATTTACCGTTACTGCTTATTATTTTCTTTACTTATTTTGCTTTGCCACAGATTGGTATTCGCTTTGATATTTTTTGGTCAGCAATAGCTGCTTTAACAATTTTTGAGTCTGCTATGCTTTCCGAAATTTTTCGAGCTGGTTTGAATGCAGTGCCGGATGAACAAACTGAAGCGGGGCTTTCAACGGGATTGAGCTATTTACAGACTATGGTTATTATTATTATCCCGCAAGCTTTTCGCTCGATGATTCCTGCGATTATTAGCCAATTGATTTCTTTAGTAAAGGATTCTTCTTTGGCTATTATTATCTCATTACCAGAGATAACTCACCACGCTAGGATTATTTATGGGCAAGATACAAACTATGTTTTACCGATGTTTGTCGCATTGACGATTAGTTACTTTGTTATCTGTTATTTGCTTTCATTGCTATCCAGATACTTAGAACATAAACGTTATAAATATTAA
- a CDS encoding amino acid ABC transporter ATP-binding protein translates to MAMIEFKNVEKYFGNFHALKDINLTFEKGEVVVVIGPSGSGKSTLLRTINGLETISSGNLLINDQDIRSKQTKLTEIRKNIGMVFQHFNLYPNKTVLENITLAPTKVLNRNEKEAKDAAERLLDRVGMLDKKDSYPSTLSGGQQQRVAIARGLAMQPEMLLFDEPTSALDPEMIGDVLDVMKQLAREGMSMIVVTHEMNFARDVADRVIFMADGQVLEDSYDVEGFFEQPSERRAQQFLNKVVNH, encoded by the coding sequence ATGGCAATGATTGAATTTAAAAACGTTGAAAAATACTTTGGTAATTTTCATGCTTTAAAAGATATTAATCTTACATTTGAAAAGGGTGAAGTAGTTGTAGTAATTGGCCCTTCTGGTTCTGGAAAAAGTACTCTGTTGCGCACCATTAATGGTCTAGAAACTATTTCATCGGGTAATCTTTTGATTAATGATCAAGATATACGAAGTAAACAAACAAAACTAACTGAAATTAGAAAGAATATTGGCATGGTGTTTCAACATTTCAACTTATACCCGAATAAAACGGTATTGGAAAATATTACGCTAGCACCTACAAAAGTCTTAAATAGAAATGAAAAAGAAGCCAAAGATGCAGCAGAAAGATTATTAGATCGAGTGGGGATGTTAGATAAAAAAGACTCTTATCCTTCAACACTTTCGGGTGGGCAACAACAACGTGTAGCAATTGCTAGAGGGCTAGCCATGCAACCGGAAATGCTATTATTTGATGAACCAACTTCAGCTTTAGACCCGGAAATGATCGGAGATGTATTAGATGTTATGAAACAATTGGCACGTGAGGGGATGTCTATGATTGTGGTTACGCATGAGATGAATTTCGCTCGCGATGTTGCCGATCGTGTCATATTTATGGCTGATGGGCAAGTTTTAGAAGATAGCTATGATGTTGAAGGATTTTTTGAACAACCGAGTGAAAGACGTGCTCAACAATTTCTTAATAAAGTTGTGAACCACTAA
- the trpS gene encoding tryptophan--tRNA ligase: MNTILTGDRPTGNLHLGHYVGSLRTRKTMQDDPNNNLFVMIADIQALTDNARTPEKVSSNVLEVALDYLAVGLDPQKSTLFIQSQIPELSELTMYYLNLVSVGRVRRNPTVKTEIEQKNFGEGVPTGFFIYPISQASDITAFKANLVPVGEDQKPMVEQAQEIVHSFNSTYQEVLINPKGVLPEKGMGRLPGIDGRGKMSKSLNNGIYLADSKETVDKKVMNMYTDPNHIHVQDPGNVEGNMVFTYLDVFAKDKNYVQELKEQYQQGGLGDVKIKRYLIEVLDEVLTPMRTRREKFAQDPQYVMDLLKEGSLAAEQIAAQTLDEVKTAMGINYFR; encoded by the coding sequence GTGAATACAATTCTTACAGGAGACCGTCCCACGGGAAATCTACATTTGGGTCATTATGTCGGTTCACTAAGAACACGAAAAACAATGCAAGATGATCCAAACAATAATTTATTTGTTATGATTGCTGATATTCAAGCGTTAACTGATAATGCAAGAACACCTGAAAAAGTTTCTTCCAATGTGTTAGAAGTTGCATTAGATTATTTAGCCGTGGGCTTGGATCCCCAAAAGTCGACCTTGTTTATTCAGTCTCAGATCCCTGAACTCTCTGAATTAACAATGTATTATTTGAACTTAGTCAGTGTGGGTCGTGTACGTCGTAACCCTACTGTAAAAACAGAGATTGAACAAAAAAATTTTGGCGAAGGTGTGCCTACAGGCTTTTTTATTTACCCTATTTCGCAAGCATCAGATATTACCGCTTTTAAAGCCAATTTAGTTCCAGTAGGTGAAGATCAAAAACCAATGGTAGAACAAGCACAAGAAATCGTCCATTCTTTTAATTCAACTTACCAAGAGGTCCTAATAAACCCCAAAGGCGTCCTTCCAGAAAAAGGAATGGGACGTTTGCCTGGAATTGATGGACGAGGCAAAATGAGTAAATCTTTAAATAATGGAATTTATCTTGCTGATTCTAAAGAAACTGTAGATAAAAAAGTAATGAATATGTACACAGATCCCAACCACATACATGTTCAAGATCCAGGAAATGTAGAAGGGAATATGGTCTTTACTTATCTTGATGTTTTTGCCAAAGATAAAAACTATGTTCAAGAATTAAAAGAACAGTATCAACAAGGTGGCTTAGGTGACGTAAAAATTAAACGTTATCTCATAGAGGTATTAGATGAAGTATTAACTCCGATGCGCACTCGACGTGAAAAGTTTGCCCAAGACCCTCAATATGTAATGGACCTTTTAAAAGAAGGTAGCCTTGCAGCAGAACAAATTGCTGCACAAACATTAGATGAAGTAAAGACGGCAATGGGTATCAACTATTTCCGTTAA
- a CDS encoding transporter substrate-binding domain-containing protein: MLRKKLVSLLTLLFVVFTLSACRSESIADQDVLSMSEDSNEITWGVKNDTRLFGLMDISSQEAKGFDIDIAKAITEKILGRDGHATFVEVTSKTRIPLLKNGNINAIIATMTISEERREEVDFSDVYFDAGQSLLVEKGSPITDVDSIGPDNTVLAVKGSASTENIREHAPEANVIELENYAEAFTALQAGQGDVMTTDNAILLGMASENSNYELVGGTFTNEPYGIAVDKNQENFLNAVNEALEEMHEDGTYDEIYEKWFPNDDEGRVHE; encoded by the coding sequence ATGCTTAGAAAAAAACTAGTCTCCCTTTTGACCCTTTTGTTTGTCGTGTTTACATTATCTGCTTGTAGATCAGAAAGTATAGCAGATCAAGATGTTTTATCGATGAGTGAGGATTCAAATGAAATTACTTGGGGCGTCAAAAATGATACTCGATTATTTGGATTGATGGATATCTCTTCACAGGAGGCAAAAGGATTTGATATTGACATAGCAAAAGCGATCACTGAAAAAATATTAGGACGAGATGGTCATGCGACATTTGTTGAAGTAACATCTAAAACACGGATTCCTTTATTAAAAAATGGCAATATTAACGCGATTATTGCAACAATGACAATTTCTGAAGAACGTAGAGAAGAAGTAGACTTCTCTGATGTTTATTTTGACGCGGGTCAATCACTGTTAGTCGAAAAGGGGAGTCCTATTACAGATGTGGATTCTATTGGGCCGGATAATACAGTTTTAGCGGTAAAAGGATCCGCTTCTACTGAAAATATCCGAGAACACGCTCCTGAGGCTAACGTAATAGAATTAGAAAATTACGCTGAAGCGTTTACGGCATTACAAGCTGGTCAAGGAGACGTAATGACAACAGATAACGCTATTTTATTAGGGATGGCAAGTGAAAATTCTAACTACGAACTCGTAGGAGGAACCTTTACAAACGAGCCTTATGGAATTGCAGTAGATAAGAATCAAGAAAACTTTTTAAACGCTGTGAATGAGGCTTTAGAAGAAATGCATGAAGATGGAACCTATGATGAAATTTATGAAAAGTGGTTTCCAAATGATGATGAAGGTCGAGTCCATGAATAG
- a CDS encoding amino acid ABC transporter permease gives MLALFQNYSGMFLDGFKVTILSSLIALFFSLLIGTLMAIFQLSSNKVVRGLARGYVELFRNIPLLIIAMFFYVVLPMYGFPFTGFQAGTIGLTIYTSAFIAETVRSGIQTVPKGQTEAALSSGFSSVQVMRYIVLPQAFKIVIPPLGGQFINLIKNSSILAIVAGLDLMYQGDLIASTTFITFDTYIIVGIFYLILTLPLSYLMNYLEKRLDV, from the coding sequence ATGTTAGCATTGTTTCAAAATTACTCGGGAATGTTTTTGGACGGGTTTAAAGTCACCATATTGTCCAGCTTAATTGCTTTATTTTTTAGCTTGCTGATAGGTACTTTGATGGCTATCTTTCAGTTATCTTCAAATAAAGTGGTAAGAGGATTAGCTAGAGGTTATGTTGAACTTTTTCGAAACATCCCTTTGTTAATTATCGCGATGTTTTTTTATGTTGTTTTACCTATGTACGGATTTCCCTTCACAGGCTTTCAGGCTGGTACGATTGGTTTAACCATTTATACTTCTGCCTTTATTGCTGAAACTGTGCGTTCTGGTATCCAAACGGTACCCAAAGGCCAAACAGAAGCCGCTTTATCATCAGGCTTTAGTTCTGTGCAAGTGATGCGCTATATTGTTTTGCCTCAGGCTTTTAAAATTGTGATTCCGCCTTTGGGAGGACAATTTATTAATTTAATTAAAAATTCGTCTATACTCGCAATTGTTGCTGGCCTTGATTTGATGTATCAAGGCGATCTAATTGCAAGTACCACGTTTATCACCTTTGATACGTATATCATTGTTGGTATTTTTTATTTAATTTTGACATTGCCGTTATCTTACTTAATGAACTATTTAGAAAAACGTTTGGATGTCTAG
- a CDS encoding ISLre2 family transposase codes for MESIVTDLVEVMKKETNFLAREKAMMVFFAQLLATITQLAFQILDAEVSTQCKKEGFQVDRKSERTVTFLFGTVTYVRRRMKNQANEIRYPLDEFLGIRKSFRYSSLVLRNVSQLGSIMVYRHVSQAIDCLTSWRMSHQNVQQLVVKTGELIQTRSTHESRYDGIISKKKVPYLYLEGDGVKIGGQKKQSLEIHRFQVCEGSQKVGNRTEMIAPHFVSHLNRQQAQKEIMNYIQAHYDLTNTVVVSNSDGGSGYEKAVFDELSLGCLRHEHFRDRYHVHRKIKERLSFVPQLQNRMIQAIQHYNWPEVQLVLDTSESLIEEKEAETLEQLRLLHHYLQRNWPYLKPRKARGIVDPKACIGTIESTHRKMTYRMKRQGRLWTKTGAQAMIRVIDSLRNQEFDGWLNQYEALPNDVVAQEKRWKAMKRWVQKKPNFQTHEGALKGKIGEGKAKSAPLGQFAKGLEQLITTPNYI; via the coding sequence ATGGAATCTATTGTAACAGATTTAGTTGAAGTAATGAAGAAGGAAACGAATTTTTTAGCAAGGGAAAAAGCCATGATGGTCTTTTTTGCCCAACTCCTAGCGACGATAACACAACTTGCTTTTCAAATTCTCGATGCGGAGGTTTCGACCCAATGCAAGAAGGAAGGCTTTCAAGTGGATCGTAAAAGTGAACGAACGGTGACTTTTTTATTTGGCACCGTGACCTATGTTCGCCGCCGAATGAAAAATCAAGCCAATGAAATTCGTTATCCTTTGGATGAATTTCTAGGGATTCGAAAGAGCTTCCGTTATAGTTCTCTTGTGCTACGCAACGTTTCTCAATTGGGGTCCATCATGGTCTATCGTCACGTTTCCCAAGCGATTGATTGTTTGACTTCTTGGCGTATGAGCCACCAAAATGTGCAACAACTGGTGGTCAAAACCGGGGAACTGATTCAGACGCGAAGTACTCATGAAAGTCGCTACGACGGGATCATTTCTAAGAAAAAAGTGCCCTATTTATATTTAGAAGGCGACGGAGTGAAGATTGGCGGTCAGAAGAAGCAGTCGCTAGAAATCCATCGTTTTCAAGTATGTGAAGGGAGCCAGAAAGTCGGGAATCGCACGGAAATGATCGCCCCGCACTTTGTCAGTCATCTTAACCGACAACAAGCGCAAAAAGAAATAATGAACTATATTCAAGCGCATTATGATCTAACAAATACCGTTGTCGTTTCCAATAGTGACGGTGGTTCAGGCTATGAAAAAGCCGTGTTTGATGAACTTTCCTTAGGTTGTTTACGTCATGAACACTTTCGTGATCGGTATCATGTCCATCGGAAAATCAAAGAACGCCTGTCTTTTGTCCCGCAACTTCAAAATCGGATGATCCAGGCGATTCAACATTATAATTGGCCAGAGGTCCAGCTTGTCTTAGACACCTCGGAAAGTTTGATCGAAGAAAAGGAAGCTGAAACCTTGGAACAATTACGCTTACTCCATCATTATCTTCAAAGGAATTGGCCGTATTTAAAACCTCGGAAAGCCCGAGGAATCGTGGATCCCAAAGCTTGTATTGGCACAATCGAAAGCACCCATCGGAAGATGACCTACCGGATGAAGCGCCAAGGACGGTTATGGACAAAAACGGGCGCGCAGGCCATGATTCGTGTCATTGATAGTTTAAGAAACCAAGAATTTGATGGTTGGTTGAACCAATATGAAGCTCTTCCTAACGACGTGGTCGCCCAGGAAAAGCGTTGGAAAGCCATGAAACGTTGGGTACAGAAAAAGCCTAACTTTCAAACGCATGAAGGGGCCTTGAAGGGGAAAATCGGCGAAGGAAAAGCCAAAAGTGCGCCCTTAGGCCAATTCGCCAAAGGGTTGGAGCAATTAATAACGACACCGAATTATATCTAA
- the pheT gene encoding phenylalanine--tRNA ligase subunit beta — MLVSYKWLNELVDVSHVTSQALADQMSLTGIEVEGVSYPNAGLKKIVVGDVKACEPHPDSDHLSICQVDVGQEELQQIVCGAPNIKAGVKVIVALPSARIAGNEKIKKGKIRGQVSNGMICSLQELGYNESVVPKEYAEGIYYLPNEAVPGQEVYPYLAMDDAIIELDITPNRADALSMRGVAFETGAIYNKKPIFPKKELQESSTKAADKIDVTVTNEKDAPSYQIRLIENVKIQPSPRWLQNRLMNIGIRPINNVVDITNYILMYYGQPLHAFDYDRLSQQEIEVRRAQEGEQLVTLDGETRTLSKQNIAITDGQKPVALAGVMGGLDSEITESTTTVALEAALFEPAAVRHTSQEFNLHSESSTRFEKGINVATIDEACEQACALIAELAGGDVLQGAVKATEVHPKDTEVSITLQRINNYLGTELTVPEVNNIFSALGFGYQENEGNYTVVVPPRRWDIAIEADVVEEVARIYGYNNLPSTLPKGETVAGTLTDTQLKTRKVRTLLEAAGLSEAISYALTSEEKARQFTNTTSKLTRLDSPMTAERTVLRLNLVTGLLDDVAYNVARRNGQVALYEIGRIFIQTDNHNPKVDLPQENNHVAFAIAGQWKASDWQSKEEYVDFYRAKGILEELFTELNLAEQITYEKTTQLKEMHPGRSAEVFLNGQSIGFIGQVHPSVTKQYEIPETYVAELDLDTILNTKPEFTYVPVSRYPKVSRDIALMVEEGIANQTLVQTIEKAAGKFLQNVSLFDVYQGENIASGFKSMAYRLTFVNPEATLTDEQVNKAMNKVEKALTEELAATIR; from the coding sequence ATGCTTGTTTCATATAAGTGGCTAAATGAGTTAGTGGACGTGTCGCATGTCACTTCTCAAGCGTTAGCCGATCAAATGTCATTAACCGGAATTGAAGTAGAAGGCGTTTCTTATCCAAATGCTGGGTTGAAAAAAATTGTGGTAGGAGATGTTAAAGCGTGTGAACCACATCCTGATTCTGACCACCTGTCTATTTGTCAAGTTGATGTAGGTCAGGAGGAATTGCAACAAATTGTTTGTGGAGCGCCTAATATTAAAGCTGGGGTTAAAGTAATTGTGGCTTTACCTAGCGCACGAATCGCTGGAAATGAAAAGATAAAAAAAGGGAAAATAAGAGGTCAAGTTTCTAATGGGATGATTTGTTCTTTACAAGAACTTGGCTATAATGAAAGTGTTGTTCCTAAAGAATACGCTGAAGGTATTTATTATTTGCCGAACGAAGCGGTACCAGGCCAAGAAGTATATCCTTACTTAGCCATGGACGATGCCATTATTGAGTTGGATATTACACCCAACCGTGCAGATGCATTGAGTATGCGCGGGGTCGCTTTTGAAACAGGTGCTATTTATAATAAGAAACCTATTTTTCCAAAAAAGGAACTCCAAGAAAGCTCAACTAAAGCAGCAGATAAAATCGATGTGACAGTAACCAATGAAAAAGACGCACCTAGTTATCAAATTCGTCTAATCGAAAATGTAAAAATTCAGCCGAGTCCACGATGGTTACAGAATCGTTTGATGAATATTGGTATTCGACCGATTAATAATGTGGTAGATATTACCAATTATATTCTAATGTATTATGGCCAACCATTACATGCCTTTGATTATGATCGTTTATCACAGCAAGAAATTGAGGTACGTCGAGCACAAGAAGGTGAACAATTGGTTACACTCGATGGCGAAACACGTACACTTTCTAAGCAGAATATTGCTATTACAGACGGTCAAAAACCTGTAGCTTTAGCTGGAGTGATGGGCGGGCTTGATTCAGAAATTACAGAATCGACAACTACAGTAGCTCTTGAAGCGGCATTGTTTGAACCGGCAGCTGTTAGGCATACTTCTCAAGAATTTAACTTACACAGTGAATCTTCTACTCGTTTTGAAAAGGGGATTAATGTAGCGACAATCGACGAAGCATGTGAACAAGCTTGTGCCTTGATTGCTGAGTTAGCAGGTGGAGATGTATTACAAGGGGCGGTAAAAGCAACTGAAGTACATCCAAAAGATACAGAAGTTTCCATTACTTTACAACGCATTAATAATTACTTGGGTACTGAATTAACTGTGCCTGAAGTCAACAATATCTTTTCTGCCTTAGGATTTGGTTATCAAGAAAATGAAGGGAATTATACTGTTGTGGTTCCTCCTCGTCGGTGGGACATAGCTATCGAAGCTGATGTTGTAGAAGAAGTAGCAAGAATTTACGGCTATAATAATTTACCTTCAACATTGCCTAAAGGAGAAACAGTTGCAGGAACATTGACGGACACACAATTAAAAACACGAAAAGTTCGTACATTATTAGAAGCAGCTGGATTAAGTGAAGCCATAAGTTATGCATTGACTTCAGAAGAAAAGGCAAGACAATTTACTAATACAACTTCAAAACTAACGCGCCTAGATTCTCCAATGACAGCTGAACGAACGGTACTACGTTTAAACTTAGTTACTGGACTTTTAGATGATGTCGCTTATAATGTAGCGCGTAGAAATGGACAAGTGGCTTTATATGAAATCGGTCGTATTTTTATTCAAACAGATAATCATAACCCTAAGGTTGACTTGCCACAAGAAAACAATCATGTAGCTTTTGCTATTGCTGGACAGTGGAAAGCTAGCGATTGGCAAAGTAAAGAAGAATACGTTGATTTCTATCGTGCTAAAGGGATCTTAGAAGAATTATTTACTGAGTTAAACTTAGCAGAACAGATCACTTATGAGAAAACAACGCAATTAAAAGAAATGCATCCGGGAAGAAGTGCTGAAGTCTTTTTAAATGGACAAAGTATCGGTTTTATTGGACAGGTTCATCCGTCTGTTACTAAACAATATGAAATACCAGAAACATATGTAGCAGAGTTGGATTTGGATACGATCTTAAATACAAAACCTGAATTTACTTATGTCCCAGTCTCAAGATATCCAAAAGTCTCACGAGATATTGCATTAATGGTAGAAGAAGGCATTGCTAATCAAACGTTAGTACAAACCATTGAAAAGGCTGCAGGGAAATTTTTACAAAATGTTTCTTTATTTGATGTTTATCAAGGAGAAAATATTGCCTCAGGGTTTAAATCAATGGCTTATCGTTTAACCTTTGTTAATCCAGAAGCTACTTTGACCGATGAGCAAGTAAACAAAGCAATGAACAAAGTTGAAAAAGCTTTAACTGAGGAACTAGCAGCCACTATTCGTTAA
- the racE gene encoding glutamate racemase: protein MNEQPIGFIDSGVGGFTVVKEAMKQLPNENFIYLGDTARCPYGPRPKEQVIQFTWEMTNFLLKKGIKMLVIACNTATSVALNEIKEKLQIPVVGVIMPGTRAAVKATKNNQIGVIGTEGTVKSASYEHAIKEKVTSSQVVSLACPKFVPIVESNQFHSSVAKKIVFETLLPLKSKNLDTLILGCTHYPLLRSVIQDVMGKDVTLIDSGAETISEVSMLLDYFDIANNENGAKENAQFYTTGSTYLFDQIAQDWLGKNASSKQIHLGGTNDAT from the coding sequence ATGAACGAGCAACCCATTGGGTTTATTGACTCAGGTGTTGGGGGATTTACCGTTGTAAAAGAAGCAATGAAACAATTGCCCAATGAAAATTTTATCTATTTAGGAGATACAGCGCGCTGTCCTTATGGTCCTCGGCCTAAAGAGCAGGTAATTCAATTTACTTGGGAGATGACAAATTTTTTATTAAAAAAAGGGATTAAAATGTTAGTCATCGCTTGTAATACGGCTACCTCTGTCGCTTTAAATGAAATTAAAGAAAAATTACAAATCCCAGTTGTAGGAGTCATTATGCCGGGAACAAGAGCGGCAGTAAAAGCGACAAAAAATAATCAGATTGGTGTAATTGGAACCGAAGGGACAGTTAAAAGCGCTTCTTATGAGCATGCAATTAAAGAAAAAGTTACCAGTTCTCAAGTAGTTAGTCTTGCTTGCCCTAAGTTTGTTCCTATTGTGGAAAGCAATCAATTTCATTCTTCGGTAGCTAAAAAAATCGTTTTTGAAACGTTGCTACCCTTAAAATCGAAGAATTTAGATACTTTAATTTTGGGATGTACTCACTATCCGCTGTTACGTTCTGTGATTCAAGATGTTATGGGCAAAGACGTTACTTTAATTGATTCTGGAGCAGAAACAATCAGTGAAGTTAGTATGCTTCTAGATTATTTTGATATAGCCAATAATGAAAATGGGGCAAAAGAGAACGCACAATTTTATACTACAGGGTCAACTTATTTATTTGATCAAATTGCTCAAGATTGGTTAGGAAAAAACGCTTCTTCAAAACAAATTCATTTAGGAGGTACCAACGATGCGACATGA